A DNA window from Arachis duranensis cultivar V14167 chromosome 3, aradu.V14167.gnm2.J7QH, whole genome shotgun sequence contains the following coding sequences:
- the LOC107477176 gene encoding anamorsin homolog, translating into MDATKTSVAVLACTDEAVLPVSQVFEAIKELGNEGAEQYDPLVVTSASSLSKLPVESSSVDIMVLIWLSLDCPMDQLVQEGLRVLKSGGTTLIIKSSQSAAGSPDTIISDLESKLLLAGFIEAQVVQLKSTVLSGGRFSGIKAKKPSWKVGSSFALKKVVKNSPKVQIDVDSDLIDEDSLLTEEDLKKPQLPPSDCEIGSTRKACKNCTCGRAEEEEKAVKLGLTAEQINNPQSACGNCGLGDAFRCGTCPYKGLPPFKLGEKVTLAGNFLAADI; encoded by the exons ATG GATGCTACAAAGACCAGCGTTGCTGTGTTGGCATGTACGGATGAAGCAGTTCTTCCTGTAAGTCAAGTATTTGAAGCCATTAAAGAACTTGGAAATGAAGGGGCTGAGCAATATGATCCTTTGGTGGTTACATCTGCATCATCACTAA GCAAACTGCCAGTAGAATCTTCCTCTGTAGACATTATGGTTTTAATCTGGCTGTCTCTTGATTGTCCTATGGACCAACTGGTTCAAGAAGGTCTGAGAGTGTTGAAATCAGGTGGAACAACTCTCATTATCAAGTCATCTCAGTCTGCTGCAGGTTCACCTGATACG ATTATATCTGATCTTGAGAGCAAGTTATTGTTGGCTGGGTTTATAGAAGCTCAAGTTGTACAATTAAAATCAACTGTCCTATCAGGAGGCAGATTCTCTGGG ATCAAAGCTAAAAAGCCTTCATGGAAAGTTGGATCATCTTTTGCACTGAAGAAAGTGGTGAAGAATTCACCTAAAGTGCAAATTGATGTAGACTCAGATCTGATTGATGAGGATAGTCTTTTGACTGAAGAAGATTTAAAGAAACCCCAGCTTCCACCTA GTGATTGTGAAATTGGAAGTACAAGAAAAGCCTGTAAAAATTGCACATGTGGGAGggcagaagaagaggaaaaagcaGTAAAGCTAGGATTAACTGCAGAACAGATCAATAATCCTCAATCAGCTTGTGGAAAT TGTGGACTAGGGGATGCTTTCAGATGCGGTACATGTCCTTACAAGGGGCTTCCTCCCTTCAAATTGGGCGAGAAG GTTACACTGGCCGGTAACTTCCTTGCCGCAGACATATAG